The sequence CGGAGCTTGCACCAGTAACCCGCCACCGACGCGCTTGACATCGTGGGTGTTGCGCTCGTTACCTAATGCAATTTCTAACACCCGTACGTTTTGTTTGGCGGCGAAAATTTGCTTGGCCTGGTCCGTAAAGGATGGCGCGATGACCACTTCGACAAACTGCCTCGCGACCGCCTCAGCCGCATTGCCATCAACTTCATGATTGAACGCAATAATGCCGCCAAATGCGGAAGTCGGATCAGTTTGCAACGCCTTGCTGTACGCTTCTAACGCAGATGCGCCAACTGCCACGCCGCATGGATTTGCGTGTTTTACGATGACGCAGGCAGTGTCGTCAAAACTTTTCACGCATTCCCAGGCTGCATCAGCATCGGCAATGTTATTAAAAGACAGTTCTTTACCTTGCAATTGGCGGTAATTTGCCAATGCGCCTTCAATCGGATGGATGTCACGGTAGAACGCTGCAGATTGATGCGGATTCTCGCCATAACGCATTTCCTGCACTTTTTCAAAATGCAGATTGAGCGTGTTTGGATAGGCGCTGCGAGTTTCATGTTGCTTATCATCACCGAGTGAAGTGAAATAATTGGTGATGGCACCATCGTACTGTGCAGTATGCGCGAACACCTTTTTGGCTAAAGCAAATTTGGTTTCATAAGTTGCCTCGCCCTGATTCGCCTTTAACTCCGCCAATACCTGAGCGTAGTCGGTTGGATCGCACAGCACGATCACATCCTTGTGGTTTTTGGCAGACGAACGCAACATGGCGGGACCGCCGATGTCGATATTTTCAATCGCATCTTCTAGTGAACATTGGTCTTTTGCAATGGTTTGCTGGAAAGGATAGAGATTGACCACCACCATGTCGATAAGCGGAATCTGATGTTCAGCCAATGCTTTGACATGCTCGGGAAAATCACGGCGCGCCAAAATCCCGCCATGTACTTTAGGATGTAATGTCTTTACCCGTCCATCCAGCATTTCCGGGAAACCGGTGTGGTCTGCAACCTCGGTCACCTTGATGCCGTTTTCAGCAAGAAGCTTGGCGGTGCCACCGGTGGACAGAATATTCACACCCAACGCGGCCAGCTCGCGGGAAAATTCGAGAATGCCAGTCTTGTCGGAGACTGATATGAGGGCTTGTTTAATCATGATGGGAACTCAGGAAATAATGCATTACTAATAATAAACAAACAAAGCGGTGTGATTGGGAGGGAAGAACCAACGTTTTCTTCCCGAGGTTCCACCGAAAGAGGCCCGAAAGAGGCCGAAAGCATCTTTCAATATTTCTGGTTTTCAGTGCTGCCCGAGGTAGTCGTTCGTGACACACCTTTTTGTTTTGTTCGTTTCGAGGTAAAAAATTACAATAAGCCGTGCTGCTGAAGTTTCTTCCGCAATGTATTGCGATTAATTCCCAACATTTCAGCCGCGTGCGACTGATTTCCTTCGGCGCGCGCTATGACAGCTTCCAGCACCGGTTTTTCGACCGTGGAAATTACCATGTCATAAACATTCGTCGGCGGCTGCTCGCCCAAGTCCTTAAAATACTTCTCGAGGCTTTTCTTGACAACGTCCTGAATACTTTCTTTGCTCATTTTCGCTTTACGGTTTTACTTGCTAGAGGTTTTTCTTTGATTAAAGCACACAGCTGACACGATCCGATCTTGACTTCAATCTTCGTTTTAGTTTGCTTTAAACCATATTTTTGTCGTTTTTTCGGTCTTATTTGGGCCGCATTTTTTTCAACGCTGATGTGTTCGCATCGGTTTTTACTCGAGGGGTTGCGCTGACGCCAACGTTTTACTCAAGCAGCCATCTGCGCTACACCACCGTATTGTAACCGCTCGCCATGCGCAAACTGCATTTCGAAAAAGCTATTTACCGCGGCAAGCTGTTGATCGCAATCTTCTAACAGGTTCATGCGTTGACGGAAATCCTCCCCGCCGACCAGATCCCGGACGTACCATCCGATGTGTTTGCGTGCGGTCCGCACCCCCAAATATGTGCCATAAAAGCTGTAATGCGCGCGTAAATGCTCGGCCATCAAATGCTGGACCTCGCTCACCATCGGGGCTTCCAAATACGTTCCGGTGCGCAAATAATG is a genomic window of Glaciimonas sp. PAMC28666 containing:
- the purH gene encoding bifunctional phosphoribosylaminoimidazolecarboxamide formyltransferase/IMP cyclohydrolase codes for the protein MIKQALISVSDKTGILEFSRELAALGVNILSTGGTAKLLAENGIKVTEVADHTGFPEMLDGRVKTLHPKVHGGILARRDFPEHVKALAEHQIPLIDMVVVNLYPFQQTIAKDQCSLEDAIENIDIGGPAMLRSSAKNHKDVIVLCDPTDYAQVLAELKANQGEATYETKFALAKKVFAHTAQYDGAITNYFTSLGDDKQHETRSAYPNTLNLHFEKVQEMRYGENPHQSAAFYRDIHPIEGALANYRQLQGKELSFNNIADADAAWECVKSFDDTACVIVKHANPCGVAVGASALEAYSKALQTDPTSAFGGIIAFNHEVDGNAAEAVARQFVEVVIAPSFTDQAKQIFAAKQNVRVLEIALGNERNTHDVKRVGGGLLVQAPDTKNVTLAELKVVSKKQPTPQQLQDLMFAWRVAKFVKSNAIVFCGNGMTLGVGAGQMSRVDSARIASIKAQNAGLSMVGSAVASDAFFPFRDGLDVVVNAGATCVIQPGGSMRDQEVVDAADEHGVVMLLTGIRHFRH
- a CDS encoding Fis family transcriptional regulator — protein: MSKESIQDVVKKSLEKYFKDLGEQPPTNVYDMVISTVEKPVLEAVIARAEGNQSHAAEMLGINRNTLRKKLQQHGLL